From one Alosa alosa isolate M-15738 ecotype Scorff River chromosome 5, AALO_Geno_1.1, whole genome shotgun sequence genomic stretch:
- the zgc:113436 gene encoding uncharacterized protein zgc:113436: protein MMLSVDSIQVAEEEVVESSSNRLEDIYTFVAQGCYPQSMNPIRKKNLKRYAQKFIIDDGRLYYVGPKKEEKREVVIESERKRQIFLECHFNDIGHHLGQKKTVHRIQSKYYWLGIVKDVVDWIKVCETCQHTERNKNMARIIRPIKVDGPWEVIALEILGPFPGTVPAGNMHVVVITDYFSKWVEGFPVQRKDSLSVARCISTSIYRFGSLKMIYICQTADFCEEVSKHLCDRWNIVQKVSPVDPPQRNALYDHTSGFLRDAIKDVVSEKQLDWDDFIDPVLSLFRTSTNTTTKFTPYCLMFNRKASMPNEINQMKLDLLTHDNEESYPLNEEGVMNFMTAMQEQHNTLRQMVLASMNAAYKQEKKNAKRRARSITYDVTEEPLFDNEESPPCKKLKDSLFLSFPVEGVLTTEQNGTASKKNALEYQLPGSDVH, encoded by the exons ATGATGTTAAGTGTAGATTCCATACAAGTAGCTGAAGAGGAGGTGGTTGAGTCAAGCTCCAACCGTCTCGAGGATATATACACATTTGTAGCGCAGGGATGTTACCCACAGTCCATGAACCCAATTAGAAAGAAAAATCTTAAACGCTACGCTCAGAAGTTCATCATTGATG ATGGACGGTTATATTATGTTGGACCCAAAAAGGAGGAGAAGCGAGAGGTGGTAATTGAATCTGAACGAAAGCGTCAGATATTTCTagaatgtcattttaatgataTTGGCCACCACCTCGGACAGAAGAAGACTGTGCATAGGATACAGAGCAAATATTATTGGCTTGGCATAGTCAAGGACGTGGTGGATtgg ATAAAAGTTTGTGAAACCTGCCAGCACACAGAAAGGAATAAAAACATGGCCAGAATAATTCGGCCAATAAAGGTGGATGGTCCTTGGGAAGTTATTGCGCTTGAAATATTAG GTCCATTTCCTGGTACAGTGCCAGCTGGAAACATGCATGTAGTGGTGATTACTGATTACTTTAGCAAGTGGGTGGAGGGTTTTCCGGTCCAAAGGAAAGATTCTCTATCTGTTGCACGGTGCATCTCCACATCTATTTACAG GTTTGGGTCACTGAAAATGATTTACATCTGTCAAACAGCAGACTTTTGTGAGGAG gTCTCAAAGCACCTTTGTGACAGGTGGAACATAGTTCAGAAGGTGTCACCTGTAGATCCGCCCCAGAGGAATGCCCTTTATGACCATACCAGTGGTTTCCTGCGGGATGCCATCAAGGATGTTGTTTCAGAAAAGCAGTTAGACTGGGATGATTTCATTGATCCAGTGCTGTCCCTGTTTCGAACATCAACAAACACTACTACAAAGTTCACGCCTTATTGTTTAATGTTTAATAGGAAAGCCAGTATGCCCAATGAG ATAAACCAGATGAAACTGGATCTGCTTACTCATGACAATGAGGAGTCATATCCGTTAAACGAAGAGGGAGTCATGAATTTTATGACTGCCATGCAAGAGCAACATAATACACTAAGACAGATG GTTTTAGCTAGCATGAACGCTGCTTACAAACAGGAAAAGAAGAATGCCAAGCGCAGAGCAAGGAGCATCACATACGATGTCACAGAGGAACCTCTATTTGACAATGAGGAGTCACCTCCATGTAAAAAACTCAAAGACAGCTTGTTCCTGTCCTTCCCAGTGGAAGGAGTTCTCACTACAGAACAAAATGGCACTGCTAGCAAgaaaaatgccttggaatatcAATTGCCAGGTTCTGATGTGCACTGA
- the ogfod2 gene encoding 2-oxoglutarate and iron-dependent oxygenase domain-containing protein 2 isoform X2 yields the protein MQNNECMVDKFYTCSCFCTDNIFLKDYKLHVKYVSEEQVKWDYQHILKTLGCTTVAQYDVVLKKIHAEVERRKSLSVKSAERAEHIKKHYTPLHPNVYHLEEAYLVPEFINLVQYSLGKDATKEGLLKLIHSETEELEHFEESDAPKGRPNTMNNYGILLNELGFDEAFITPLRELYLTPVTSLLYPDCGGTFLDSHKAFVVKYSMNEDLDLSYHYDNAEVTLNVSLGKEFTEGNLYFGDMRQVPLSETECAEVEHCVTEGLLHRGQQMHGALPISSGLRWNLIVWMRSSQERNRLCPMCNKRPVLVEGDGFADGFTKADIRAQRALCALH from the exons ATGCAAAACAACGAATGCATGGTCGATAAATTCTACACTTGTAGCTGTTTTTGCACTGACAATATTTTTCTAAAGGACTACAAACTTCATGTCAAATATGTGTCTGAGGAACAGGTTAAGTGGGATTATCAACAC ATTTTGAAAACCCTTGGTTGCACAACAGTCGCCCAATATGATGTCGTCCTCAAGAAG ATACATGCAGAGGTTGAAAGGCGGAAAAGTCTAAGTGTGAAATCAGCCGAGAGAGCTGAACATATAAAGAAGCACTACACACCACTCCATCCGAATGTCTATCACTTGGAG GAGGCATATCTGGTCCCagaatttattaatttagtGCAATATTCCTTGGGCAAGGATGCTACCAAAGAGGGACTACTAAAACTGATCCACTCTGAGACTG AAGAACTGGAGCATTTTGAAGAGTCAGATGCACCTAAAGGAAGACCCAACACCATGAACAACTATGGG ATCCTCCTGAATGAACTTGGCTTTGATGAGGCTTTCATCACTCCTCTCCGGGAGCTTTACCTGACACCTGTGACATCACTGCTGTATCCTGACTGCGGAGGCACGTTTCTAGACAGCCACAAGGCCTTTGTGGTGAAATACTCTATGAATGAGGATCTGGACCTGAGTTACCATTATGACAACGCAGAGGTCACCCTCAATGTGTCACTGGGAAAAGAGTTCACAGAAGGGAATTTATATTTTGGAGACATGCGGCAG GTCCCGCTGAGCGAGACGGAGTGTGCCGAGGTGGAGCACTGTGTGACCGAGGGCCTCCTCCACCGGGGGCAGCAGATGCACGGGGCCCTGCCCATCTCCTCCGGGCTCCGCTGGAACCTCATCGTCTGGATGCGGAGCTCCCAGGAGCGCAACAGGCTGTGCCCCATGTGCAATAAGAGGCCTGTGCTGGTGGAGGGCGATGGCTTCGCCGATGGATTCACCAAAGCGGACATAAGAGCTCAGAGAGCACTGTGTGCTTTGCACTGA
- the ogfod2 gene encoding 2-oxoglutarate and iron-dependent oxygenase domain-containing protein 2 isoform X1, with protein sequence MQNNECMVDKFYTCSCFCTDNIFLKDYKLHVKYVSEEQVKWDYQHILKTLGCTTVAQYDVVLKKIHAEVERRKSLSVKSAERAEHIKKHYTPLHPNVYHLEEAYLVPEFINLVQYSLGKDATKEGLLKLIHSETAQRVYRFPLFTKDFCHELIEELEHFEESDAPKGRPNTMNNYGILLNELGFDEAFITPLRELYLTPVTSLLYPDCGGTFLDSHKAFVVKYSMNEDLDLSYHYDNAEVTLNVSLGKEFTEGNLYFGDMRQVPLSETECAEVEHCVTEGLLHRGQQMHGALPISSGLRWNLIVWMRSSQERNRLCPMCNKRPVLVEGDGFADGFTKADIRAQRALCALH encoded by the exons ATGCAAAACAACGAATGCATGGTCGATAAATTCTACACTTGTAGCTGTTTTTGCACTGACAATATTTTTCTAAAGGACTACAAACTTCATGTCAAATATGTGTCTGAGGAACAGGTTAAGTGGGATTATCAACAC ATTTTGAAAACCCTTGGTTGCACAACAGTCGCCCAATATGATGTCGTCCTCAAGAAG ATACATGCAGAGGTTGAAAGGCGGAAAAGTCTAAGTGTGAAATCAGCCGAGAGAGCTGAACATATAAAGAAGCACTACACACCACTCCATCCGAATGTCTATCACTTGGAG GAGGCATATCTGGTCCCagaatttattaatttagtGCAATATTCCTTGGGCAAGGATGCTACCAAAGAGGGACTACTAAAACTGATCCACTCTGAGACTG CACAAAGGGTCTACAGATTTCCATTGTTCACCAAAGACTTCTGCCATGAACTTATAGAAGAACTGGAGCATTTTGAAGAGTCAGATGCACCTAAAGGAAGACCCAACACCATGAACAACTATGGG ATCCTCCTGAATGAACTTGGCTTTGATGAGGCTTTCATCACTCCTCTCCGGGAGCTTTACCTGACACCTGTGACATCACTGCTGTATCCTGACTGCGGAGGCACGTTTCTAGACAGCCACAAGGCCTTTGTGGTGAAATACTCTATGAATGAGGATCTGGACCTGAGTTACCATTATGACAACGCAGAGGTCACCCTCAATGTGTCACTGGGAAAAGAGTTCACAGAAGGGAATTTATATTTTGGAGACATGCGGCAG GTCCCGCTGAGCGAGACGGAGTGTGCCGAGGTGGAGCACTGTGTGACCGAGGGCCTCCTCCACCGGGGGCAGCAGATGCACGGGGCCCTGCCCATCTCCTCCGGGCTCCGCTGGAACCTCATCGTCTGGATGCGGAGCTCCCAGGAGCGCAACAGGCTGTGCCCCATGTGCAATAAGAGGCCTGTGCTGGTGGAGGGCGATGGCTTCGCCGATGGATTCACCAAAGCGGACATAAGAGCTCAGAGAGCACTGTGTGCTTTGCACTGA
- the slc4a5a gene encoding electrogenic sodium bicarbonate cotransporter 4 isoform X1, whose amino-acid sequence MDPERGMMGGRNRYEEADEEHQSIYIGVPIPRGYRRKRRRRRSMSSRDSGEVERDRRYEHHHRHHEHHDLDRYDIEAGGLDPPEHSLPPDINRTMSPAAERLRYILGDDDDMPTPTLFTEMDTLQHEGDELEWKESARWVKFEEKVEEGGERWSKPHVSTLSLHSLFELRTCLQTGTVLLDLEGYSLPQIVDDIIERQIEEGMIGPELRDKISFVLLRKHRHQTKKPIHRSLADIGKSGGGSAGNRSPNRAPPAGANFNRSTEDLRSKQAGNYGRLRHAQSRSMNDIADTPSTDQLKNKFIKKIPRDAEASNVLIGEVDFLDKPFVAFVRLAQATTLGGLTEVPVPTRFLFVLLGPHGKAKSYNEIGRAIATLMVDDLFSDVAYKARDREDLIAGIDEFLDEVIVLPPGEWDPKIRIEPPKKVPSADKRKSVFSLNELGQMNGAAGGGGGHSDDEEMPAAHELGEELAFTGRFCGGLFLDIKRKVPWFPSDLYEGFHVQSISAVLFIYLGCITNAITFGGLLGDATDNYQGVMESFLGTALAGTVFCLFSGQPLIILSSTGPILIFEKLLYEFSKSNGIDYMELRLWIGMHSCVQCFFLVATDASYIIKYMTRFTEEGFSSLISFIFISDAIKKMVGSFKYYPINTDFKPDYVTQYKCECIAPDPTLDWTQLSKKECVKYGGALVGKSCKFVPDLALMSFILFFGTYSMTVSLKKFKFSRYFPTALRKLISDFSIFMSIMTFVGLDMLMGLKTPKLIVPTEFKPTRPGRGWIVLPFGKNPWWVYVASFVPALLVSILIFMDQQISAVIVNRKENKLKKGCGYHLDLLCVGILMAVCSFLGLPWYVAATVISIAHIDSLKMESESSAPGEQPQFLGVREQRVTGILVFVLTGVSIFLAPVLQYIPMPVLYGVFLYMGVASLSGIQFWDRIKLYLMPSKHQPDFSFLRHVPLRRIHLFTLIQIICLIVLWVLKSTFLAIIFPVMILGLLLVRKMLDMVFSQHDLAWMDDLLPEKEKKKKEDEKKTTKDKKKSRVDDSEDEEKYHPYSNCSPPDSDLDRSITLHLKISCPSSPAGPMSRGMACPVPQVKIEMESDYEDTDTDPRHRDMSSETTL is encoded by the exons ATGGACCCTGAGCGGGGCATGATGGGAGGCCGCAATCGCTATGAGGAAGCGGACGAGG AACATCAATCCATCTACATCGGTGTGCCGATCCCTCGAGGGTACAGACGCAAACGCCGGCGAAGACGCTCCATGTCCAGCCGAGACTCGGGGGAGGTGGAGCGAGACAGGCGGTATGAGCACCATCACAGACATCACGAGCACCACGACCTGGACCGGTACGACATCGAGGCTGGGGGCCTGGACCCTCCCGAACACAGCCTGCCCCCCGACATCAACAGGACCA TGTCCCCTGCGGCTGAGCGTCTTCGCTACATCCTGGGAGATGACGATGACATGCCCACACCGACCCTGTTCACAGAGATGGACACGCTGCAGCATGAGGGGGACGAGCTGGAGTGGAAGGAGTCGGCCAG GTGGGTGAAGTTTGaggagaaggtggaggagggTGGTGAGCGGTGGAGCAAGCCTCATGTGTCCACACTGTCCCTGCACAGCCTGTTTGAGCTGCGCACCTGTCTACAAACTGGCACTGTGCTACTAGACCTGGAGGGGTACTCCCTACCGCAGATAGTGG ATGACATTATCGAGAGACAGATCGAAGAGGGGATGATTGGTCCGGAACTGCGGGATAAGATCAGTTTCGTCCTGCTGCGGAAGCACAGGCATCAGACCAAAAAGCCTATCCACCGCTCCCTGGCAGACATCGGCAAATCAGGCGGCGGAAGTGCCGGCA ACCGCAGTCCAAACCGTGCCCCACCCGCGGGAGCAAACTTTAACCGCTCCACAGAAGACCTGCGCTCCAAACAGGCAGGCAACTATGGCCGTCTGC GTCATGCCCAAAGTCGCAGTATGAATGATATTGCTGATACACCAAGCACAGACCAG CTGAAGAACAAATTCATTAAAAAGATCCCCCGAGATGCAGAGGCGTCCAATGTCCTGATTGGAGAAGTTGACTTCCTGGACAAACCCTTTGTGGCCTTTGTACGTTTGGCTCAGGCAACCACACTCGGAGGACTGACTGAGGTCCCCGTGCCCACCAG GTTCTTATTTGTTCTCCTGGGACCTCATGGCAAAGCCAAGTCCTATAATGAGATTGGCAGAGCCATCGCCACCCTGATGGTAGATGAT CTCTTCAGTGATGTTGCATACAAAGCCAGGGATCGGGAGGATCTCATTGCCGGCATCGATGAGTTCTTGGACGAGGTCATCGTCTTGCCACCTGGGGAATGGGACCCCAAAATCCGCATTGAGCCCCCCAAGAAAGTGCCCTCAGCTGACAAAAG gaagtCAGTTTTCTCCCTGAACGAGCTTGGCCAGATGAACGGGGCAGCCGGTGGGGGAGGAGGCCACAGTGACGATGAGGAGATGCCCGCAGCGCATGAGCTTGGAGAGGAGCTGGCCTTCACTGGCAg ATTCTGTGGTGGCCTGTTCTTAGACATCAAGCGTAAGGTTCCCTGGTTCCCTAGTGATTTATATGAGGGCTTTCATGTTCAGTCCATTTCTGCTGTCCTCTTCATCTACCTGGGCTGCATCACCAACGCAATCACCTTTGGTGGCCTCCTTGGAGATGCCACTGACAACTACCAG GGGGTGATGGAGAGTTTCCTGGGCACAGCTCTGGCCGGGACAGTATTCTGCCTGTTTAGTGGCCAGCCACTCATCATCCTCAGTTCCACAGGGCCCATCCTCATCTTTGAGAAACTGCTCTATGAATTCAGCAA GAGCAACGGCATTGACTACATGGAGCTGCGCCTGTGGATCGGCATGCACTCCTGCGTGCAGTGCTTCTTCCTGGTGGCCACGGACGCCAGCTACATCATCAAGTACATGACACGCTTCACCGAGGAGGGATTCTCCAGCCTCATCTCCTTCATCTTCATTTCGGACGCAATCAAGAAGATGGTGGGCTCCTTCAAGTACTACCCCATCAACACAGACTTCAAGCCCGACTACGTCACCCAGTACAAGTGCGAGTGCATCGCCCCTGACCCGA CTCTGGACTGGACGCAGCTCAGTAAGAAGGAGTGTGTGAAGTATGGAGGTGCTCTGGTGGGCAAGTCCTGCAAGTTCGTGCCCGACCTGGCTCTGATGTCCTTCATCCTCTTCTTTGGAACCTACTCCATGACTGTCTCCCTAAAGAAGTTCAAATTCAGCCGCTATTTCCCCACTGCG CTTCGCAAGCTCATCAGTGACTTCTCCATCTTCATGTCAATCATGACATTTGTGGGTCTTGATATGTTGATGGGGCTAAAGACTCCTAAACTAATTGTTCCCACTGAATTTAAG CCCACCCGTCCAGGTCGCGGCTGGATTGTGTTACCTTTCGGAAAGAACCCCTGGTGGGTGTATGTGGCCAGCTTTGTTCCAGCACTCCTTGTCAGCATCCTGATTTTCATGGATCAACAAATCAGTGCTGTTATTGTCAATCGCAAGGAGAACAAACTCAAG AAAGGGTGTGGCTATCACTTGGACCTGTTGTGTGTGGGTATACTGATGGCAGTCTGTTCCTTCTTGGGACTGCCCTGGTACGTAGCTGCCACTGTCATCTCCATTGCCCACATAGACTCCCTTAAGATGGAGAGCGAGTCCAGCGCACCTGGAGAGCAGCCTCAGTTCCTGGGGGTGAG AGAACAGAGAGTGACTGGGATTCTTGTGTTTGTTCTCACCGGAGTGTCCATCTTCCTGGCCCCTGTACTTCAG TACATCCCAATGCCAGTACTTTATGGAGTTTTCCTCTACATGGGAGTGGCCTCGCTCAGTGGAATTCAG TTCTGGGACCGCATAAAATTATATCTGATGCCGTCCAAGCACCAGCCTGATTTCAGCTTCCTGCGCCATGTGCCCCTGAGACGGATTCACCTCTTCACACTGATCCAGATCATATGCCTCATTGTCCTCTGGGttctcaaatccacttttctggCCATTATCTTTCCTGTTATG ATTCTTGGGCTGTTGTTGGTGCGTAAGATGCTGGACATGGTGTTCTCGCAGCATGACTTAGCTTGGATGGATGATCTCTTGCctgaaaaagagaagaagaagaaagaggatgAGAAGAAGACAACAAAAGACAAGAAGAAGTCAAGAGTGGATGACAGTGAGGACGAG GAGAAGTACCACCCATACTCTAACTGCTCTCCCCCAGACTCCGACCTGGACCGCAG CATCACACTGCACCTGAAGATCTCCTGCCCGTCTTCGCCGGCGGGGCCCATGAGCCGCGGCATGGCCTGTCCCGTGCCCCAGGTCAAGATCGAGATGGAGTCCGACTACGAGGACACGGACACGGACCCGCGGCACCGGGACATGAGCAGTGAGACAACGCTGTAG
- the slc4a5a gene encoding electrogenic sodium bicarbonate cotransporter 4 isoform X2 has protein sequence MDPERGMMGGRNRYEEADEEHQSIYIGVPIPRGYRRKRRRRRSMSSRDSGEVERDRRYEHHHRHHEHHDLDRYDIEAGGLDPPEHSLPPDINRTMSPAAERLRYILGDDDDMPTPTLFTEMDTLQHEGDELEWKESARWVKFEEKVEEGGERWSKPHVSTLSLHSLFELRTCLQTGTVLLDLEGYSLPQIVDDIIERQIEEGMIGPELRDKISFVLLRKHRHQTKKPIHRSLADIGKSGGGSAGSHAQSRSMNDIADTPSTDQLKNKFIKKIPRDAEASNVLIGEVDFLDKPFVAFVRLAQATTLGGLTEVPVPTRFLFVLLGPHGKAKSYNEIGRAIATLMVDDLFSDVAYKARDREDLIAGIDEFLDEVIVLPPGEWDPKIRIEPPKKVPSADKRKSVFSLNELGQMNGAAGGGGGHSDDEEMPAAHELGEELAFTGRFCGGLFLDIKRKVPWFPSDLYEGFHVQSISAVLFIYLGCITNAITFGGLLGDATDNYQGVMESFLGTALAGTVFCLFSGQPLIILSSTGPILIFEKLLYEFSKSNGIDYMELRLWIGMHSCVQCFFLVATDASYIIKYMTRFTEEGFSSLISFIFISDAIKKMVGSFKYYPINTDFKPDYVTQYKCECIAPDPTLDWTQLSKKECVKYGGALVGKSCKFVPDLALMSFILFFGTYSMTVSLKKFKFSRYFPTALRKLISDFSIFMSIMTFVGLDMLMGLKTPKLIVPTEFKPTRPGRGWIVLPFGKNPWWVYVASFVPALLVSILIFMDQQISAVIVNRKENKLKKGCGYHLDLLCVGILMAVCSFLGLPWYVAATVISIAHIDSLKMESESSAPGEQPQFLGVREQRVTGILVFVLTGVSIFLAPVLQYIPMPVLYGVFLYMGVASLSGIQFWDRIKLYLMPSKHQPDFSFLRHVPLRRIHLFTLIQIICLIVLWVLKSTFLAIIFPVMILGLLLVRKMLDMVFSQHDLAWMDDLLPEKEKKKKEDEKKTTKDKKKSRVDDSEDEEKYHPYSNCSPPDSDLDRSITLHLKISCPSSPAGPMSRGMACPVPQVKIEMESDYEDTDTDPRHRDMSSETTL, from the exons ATGGACCCTGAGCGGGGCATGATGGGAGGCCGCAATCGCTATGAGGAAGCGGACGAGG AACATCAATCCATCTACATCGGTGTGCCGATCCCTCGAGGGTACAGACGCAAACGCCGGCGAAGACGCTCCATGTCCAGCCGAGACTCGGGGGAGGTGGAGCGAGACAGGCGGTATGAGCACCATCACAGACATCACGAGCACCACGACCTGGACCGGTACGACATCGAGGCTGGGGGCCTGGACCCTCCCGAACACAGCCTGCCCCCCGACATCAACAGGACCA TGTCCCCTGCGGCTGAGCGTCTTCGCTACATCCTGGGAGATGACGATGACATGCCCACACCGACCCTGTTCACAGAGATGGACACGCTGCAGCATGAGGGGGACGAGCTGGAGTGGAAGGAGTCGGCCAG GTGGGTGAAGTTTGaggagaaggtggaggagggTGGTGAGCGGTGGAGCAAGCCTCATGTGTCCACACTGTCCCTGCACAGCCTGTTTGAGCTGCGCACCTGTCTACAAACTGGCACTGTGCTACTAGACCTGGAGGGGTACTCCCTACCGCAGATAGTGG ATGACATTATCGAGAGACAGATCGAAGAGGGGATGATTGGTCCGGAACTGCGGGATAAGATCAGTTTCGTCCTGCTGCGGAAGCACAGGCATCAGACCAAAAAGCCTATCCACCGCTCCCTGGCAGACATCGGCAAATCAGGCGGCGGAAGTGCCGGCA GTCATGCCCAAAGTCGCAGTATGAATGATATTGCTGATACACCAAGCACAGACCAG CTGAAGAACAAATTCATTAAAAAGATCCCCCGAGATGCAGAGGCGTCCAATGTCCTGATTGGAGAAGTTGACTTCCTGGACAAACCCTTTGTGGCCTTTGTACGTTTGGCTCAGGCAACCACACTCGGAGGACTGACTGAGGTCCCCGTGCCCACCAG GTTCTTATTTGTTCTCCTGGGACCTCATGGCAAAGCCAAGTCCTATAATGAGATTGGCAGAGCCATCGCCACCCTGATGGTAGATGAT CTCTTCAGTGATGTTGCATACAAAGCCAGGGATCGGGAGGATCTCATTGCCGGCATCGATGAGTTCTTGGACGAGGTCATCGTCTTGCCACCTGGGGAATGGGACCCCAAAATCCGCATTGAGCCCCCCAAGAAAGTGCCCTCAGCTGACAAAAG gaagtCAGTTTTCTCCCTGAACGAGCTTGGCCAGATGAACGGGGCAGCCGGTGGGGGAGGAGGCCACAGTGACGATGAGGAGATGCCCGCAGCGCATGAGCTTGGAGAGGAGCTGGCCTTCACTGGCAg ATTCTGTGGTGGCCTGTTCTTAGACATCAAGCGTAAGGTTCCCTGGTTCCCTAGTGATTTATATGAGGGCTTTCATGTTCAGTCCATTTCTGCTGTCCTCTTCATCTACCTGGGCTGCATCACCAACGCAATCACCTTTGGTGGCCTCCTTGGAGATGCCACTGACAACTACCAG GGGGTGATGGAGAGTTTCCTGGGCACAGCTCTGGCCGGGACAGTATTCTGCCTGTTTAGTGGCCAGCCACTCATCATCCTCAGTTCCACAGGGCCCATCCTCATCTTTGAGAAACTGCTCTATGAATTCAGCAA GAGCAACGGCATTGACTACATGGAGCTGCGCCTGTGGATCGGCATGCACTCCTGCGTGCAGTGCTTCTTCCTGGTGGCCACGGACGCCAGCTACATCATCAAGTACATGACACGCTTCACCGAGGAGGGATTCTCCAGCCTCATCTCCTTCATCTTCATTTCGGACGCAATCAAGAAGATGGTGGGCTCCTTCAAGTACTACCCCATCAACACAGACTTCAAGCCCGACTACGTCACCCAGTACAAGTGCGAGTGCATCGCCCCTGACCCGA CTCTGGACTGGACGCAGCTCAGTAAGAAGGAGTGTGTGAAGTATGGAGGTGCTCTGGTGGGCAAGTCCTGCAAGTTCGTGCCCGACCTGGCTCTGATGTCCTTCATCCTCTTCTTTGGAACCTACTCCATGACTGTCTCCCTAAAGAAGTTCAAATTCAGCCGCTATTTCCCCACTGCG CTTCGCAAGCTCATCAGTGACTTCTCCATCTTCATGTCAATCATGACATTTGTGGGTCTTGATATGTTGATGGGGCTAAAGACTCCTAAACTAATTGTTCCCACTGAATTTAAG CCCACCCGTCCAGGTCGCGGCTGGATTGTGTTACCTTTCGGAAAGAACCCCTGGTGGGTGTATGTGGCCAGCTTTGTTCCAGCACTCCTTGTCAGCATCCTGATTTTCATGGATCAACAAATCAGTGCTGTTATTGTCAATCGCAAGGAGAACAAACTCAAG AAAGGGTGTGGCTATCACTTGGACCTGTTGTGTGTGGGTATACTGATGGCAGTCTGTTCCTTCTTGGGACTGCCCTGGTACGTAGCTGCCACTGTCATCTCCATTGCCCACATAGACTCCCTTAAGATGGAGAGCGAGTCCAGCGCACCTGGAGAGCAGCCTCAGTTCCTGGGGGTGAG AGAACAGAGAGTGACTGGGATTCTTGTGTTTGTTCTCACCGGAGTGTCCATCTTCCTGGCCCCTGTACTTCAG TACATCCCAATGCCAGTACTTTATGGAGTTTTCCTCTACATGGGAGTGGCCTCGCTCAGTGGAATTCAG TTCTGGGACCGCATAAAATTATATCTGATGCCGTCCAAGCACCAGCCTGATTTCAGCTTCCTGCGCCATGTGCCCCTGAGACGGATTCACCTCTTCACACTGATCCAGATCATATGCCTCATTGTCCTCTGGGttctcaaatccacttttctggCCATTATCTTTCCTGTTATG ATTCTTGGGCTGTTGTTGGTGCGTAAGATGCTGGACATGGTGTTCTCGCAGCATGACTTAGCTTGGATGGATGATCTCTTGCctgaaaaagagaagaagaagaaagaggatgAGAAGAAGACAACAAAAGACAAGAAGAAGTCAAGAGTGGATGACAGTGAGGACGAG GAGAAGTACCACCCATACTCTAACTGCTCTCCCCCAGACTCCGACCTGGACCGCAG CATCACACTGCACCTGAAGATCTCCTGCCCGTCTTCGCCGGCGGGGCCCATGAGCCGCGGCATGGCCTGTCCCGTGCCCCAGGTCAAGATCGAGATGGAGTCCGACTACGAGGACACGGACACGGACCCGCGGCACCGGGACATGAGCAGTGAGACAACGCTGTAG